TATAATAATAGAGCACAAGCACTGCCCCGGTCACGATCCAGGTCAGCGGATAGCTCAGGTAGATCATGCGCGCGTCGTGTACAAACCGCAGAGTGGTAAAAATCCAGCCCAGCCGCAGGCCGCACATGCACACCAGAGTAATGACCATGGGGATGACCGTGGCTCCGGCACCCCGCAAAACACCCACAAACACCTGATCGGCGGCGTAGATGCCGTAAAGGGGCACCACGGTGTACAGCTGGCGCATACCGTTTAAAACCACTGCCTCGTCCGAGGTAAACATGCCCAGGATCAACCGGGCGTTCAGGATAATCATTACGCCCAGGCCAAGGGTCACGCCAACGCACAGCAGCAGGCAGACGTTCTTGCCCTTCACCACCCGCTCCCAGTGTCCCGCGCCCATATTTTGGCCCACGAAGTTGGAGATGGCCAGACAGAAGGCGTCAATGGGCATAAAAAGAAACCCGTCGATCTTCATATAAGCGGTAAAGCCGGCCATTACCTCCAGCCCAAAGGTATTGATCTGGGACTGGACCACCACATTGGAAAAGCAGACCAGCACAGACTGCAGGCCGGCGGGCAGGCCGATGCGCACAATATCCCTGAGTGTCTGAGCGTGAAACCGGATTCTCGCTGGCCGCAGCCGGTAGATGGGGTCGGCCCTCAGCAGGATAATGACAATGAGCACAGCGGCGGCCAGCTGGGCCAGGGCAGTAGCCAGCGCAGCGCCGGCAACACCCATGCCCAGCGGACCCACAAAGAGCAGGTCAAGCCCGATGTTCAGCACCACCGTGACCACCAGACAGGCCAGCGGGGTTTTGGAATCACCCACAGCGCGCAGGACACCGCTGCCAATGTTGTAAAGGGTCATGGGGATCATGCCCAGAAAATAGATGCGGATATAGGGTACGGCGTATGCCAGCCCGGCCTCGGGAATGTTCATCATCTGCAGCATGGCCGGCGCAAAGGCCAGCCCCAGAACAGTGAGGACAAGGCCGGACACCAGGCTCAGGGCTACGGCGGTGTGTACAGCCTCCTGCACCTTATCGTATTTTCGGCTGCCAAAAAACTGTGAAATCAGCACGCTGGCCCCGATAGACAGGCCGATAAAAAAATAGATCATAAAGGTGATGAGCAGGCTGCTTGCGCCTACGGCTGCCAGCGCGTCTGCTCCCACCAAACGGCCGACGATCACGGCATCCGCGGTGTTGTACAGCTGTTGGCAGAGGTTGGAGAACATGAGGGGCAGGGCGAACAGCAGCAGCTGCCGCCCGATCCTGCCCTCGGTCATCTGGCCCTTTAACGGGATTTCACGGGTTTCTTCCATATGGGTTTCCTTAATTAATAGAGATGGCAGGCCACCTGGTGGCCTGGCGCCACATCCTTCAGGACAGGCTTGTTCGTTTTGCAGACCGGCATACATTTTTGACACCGCCCGGCAAAGGGACAGCCCGGCGGTAAATCCAGCGGGCTCGGCGGGTCGCCGTCAATGGTTTCGATCTTTTGACAGCAGTCCATATGCAGTGAGAACACAGACCCCAGCAGCGCCTGAGTATAGGGGTGCATGGCGGCTTCACACAGCTGCCCGCCCGGCACAGTCTCCACGATATTGCCCAGATACATGACGGCCAGCCGGTGGCTCAGGCTCTGGACCAGGGCCATATCGTGACAGATAAAGAGCATGGCAATGTTTTTTTCCCGCTGAAGCCGGGTGAGCAGTGCCACGATTTTCTTCTGAATGGAAACATCCAAGGCCGAGGTGGCCTCGTCGCAGACCAGCACCTCCGGGTTCAGGGCCAGAGCTCTGGCAATGCCCACCCGCTGGAGCTGGCCCCCGCTCATGTTGTGGGGGTAGCGGCTCATAAAATCCGCGTCCAGCTCGACCATCTCAAGCAGCTCCAAGGCCTTTTCAGCCCGTTGTTTCCGGGTAATCATGCCAAAATTCATGAGGGGCTCGGTAATGATGTCCCCCACCCGCATCTTTGGGCTGAAGGAGGCGGCGGGATCCTGAAACACCATCTGGATATGCCGGCGGTTCTGCCGGGCCGCCTCTCCCGAGAATCCGGCGATATCCTTTCCTCTAAAGTATATCGCACCCGAGGTGGGCTTTTCAAGCTGAACCAGCATTTTAACAAAGGTGCTTTTTCCGCAGCCGCTCTCCCCCACAATGCCCAGGGTCTCGCCGCGCCGCGCTGCCAGGCTGACACTGTCGCAGGCCTTGAGCATGCGCCCGCCCGGGGCATGGAAGCATTTGGTCAGCTCTTTGGTTTCCAGGACAATTTCATGTTTTTC
Above is a window of Eubacterium sp. 1001713B170207_170306_E7 DNA encoding:
- a CDS encoding MATE family efflux transporter, whose amino-acid sequence is MEETREIPLKGQMTEGRIGRQLLLFALPLMFSNLCQQLYNTADAVIVGRLVGADALAAVGASSLLITFMIYFFIGLSIGASVLISQFFGSRKYDKVQEAVHTAVALSLVSGLVLTVLGLAFAPAMLQMMNIPEAGLAYAVPYIRIYFLGMIPMTLYNIGSGVLRAVGDSKTPLACLVVTVVLNIGLDLLFVGPLGMGVAGAALATALAQLAAAVLIVIILLRADPIYRLRPARIRFHAQTLRDIVRIGLPAGLQSVLVCFSNVVVQSQINTFGLEVMAGFTAYMKIDGFLFMPIDAFCLAISNFVGQNMGAGHWERVVKGKNVCLLLCVGVTLGLGVMIILNARLILGMFTSDEAVVLNGMRQLYTVVPLYGIYAADQVFVGVLRGAGATVIPMVITLVCMCGLRLGWIFTTLRFVHDARMIYLSYPLTWIVTGAVLVLYYYRGGWRTERVRLKNRKELKRSC
- a CDS encoding ABC transporter ATP-binding protein — encoded protein: MRALSEKHEIVLETKELTKCFHAPGGRMLKACDSVSLAARRGETLGIVGESGCGKSTFVKMLVQLEKPTSGAIYFRGKDIAGFSGEAARQNRRHIQMVFQDPAASFSPKMRVGDIITEPLMNFGMITRKQRAEKALELLEMVELDADFMSRYPHNMSGGQLQRVGIARALALNPEVLVCDEATSALDVSIQKKIVALLTRLQREKNIAMLFICHDMALVQSLSHRLAVMYLGNIVETVPGGQLCEAAMHPYTQALLGSVFSLHMDCCQKIETIDGDPPSPLDLPPGCPFAGRCQKCMPVCKTNKPVLKDVAPGHQVACHLY